The genome window tcggctcgtttgcagccctaggtGCAACACTACAATTACCGGTGGAAAGTGAGAATTGGAAATTTGTGGGTGCATAATGAAATTAGTCTTTAATTTTCTTCCCAAGTGTGGACTTGTTTGTGATAACCATAGATTGGGATCAAGAATTTTATTATAAATCAATTGACCACGATGGTTTTATTTCTTCACATATTTTTTGAGGGGAAAGCCCCTAATCTTCAATCTTTTTAATAATAGGTTTCCAACCAACATTTCTTTGACTTGATATTACCCACATAGCTTAATTTTGTTATTAGATGTATAATAGCACTTGTTATGTCCAGATAGTAGCATGGTCGCACACCTCTCTCCGGTGGCTTTGCAAtgtacatttttataaataaaaaagtaattctgtagaattttttttttttttgacatgaAACCTATATGACATAGAAAAGGTAGATAAGAGAATAAAAATGTGGTTGAAAAATATGGAGGGGGGAATGTAGCGGAGAAGAGGCTAATCCGGCAACAAGCATTTATCACATCAACAAACTCTCCGAGCCAAAATCTACTACACTCATCATAAATGCACAATCTACAACCATTCTAGGCCCCTCATGACTTTTTGAAAAGCTTTCCATAAGACCCACCACTTACTAAAAGCAAAAACCAACGTGACTAGAAGAAAGAAACCGGGAAGGTAGCAGATTATTAGTCTTATCACTTGTGCCATTCACCAAGCGAATAAAAATGGAGGGCGCAAGTGAGATAAATCTAAATGAAGAAATCGTTATGGAGATCCTACTGAGGTTGCCCGTCAAATCATTGATCAAATTCAACTGTGTTTGTAGAGGTTGGCGTGATTTGATCAATAGTCGTCACTTCATCAATATGCATCTCTGCCTTGCGCAAAGCACGGAGTACATAATCGTCAAGCGTTTAAGAGACGAGGATAACAAAAATGTGCTGTCATTCCATTCTCCAGCTGATGAATCTCTTCTAGCTGCAGCCCCTGAATTGGAGCTGCCTGAACTTGATGAAGCTAATTGGCCTCTGCAGCTAATTGGCCCCTGCAATGGGATAGTTTGCCTCAGGGATTTTCATGAAGGAATACATTTGTGTAATCCAATGACGCGAAAATTTCGAACACTTCCTCAGAGTTCCTTTGGCAGCCCAGGAGGATTCCTCCGACAGACACATGTTGTGGGGTTGGGGTTTGACAGCACTATTGACGACTACAAGGTCGTCAGAATTTTTGAATCCTCCCTTTATGATTTTCGAGCTGAGATATACAACTTGAGTACTGATTCTTGGAGACAAGTGGATGCCATTCTGCCACCAGTTATACTTCGCGATTGTTTCGACCTACTTTTCAACGGATTTTTCCATTGGAGCGCAGGCCCGGAATCTAGCCCGCATATTCTTTCGTTTGAGATGGGAGCTGAGGTATTCAAAGAGATCAAGTATCCTAATGGCTGGCTAGGAGAACAAGCAGAACCGGGATCGGTGGAGCACAGTCTTGTTGTTTTAGATGATTCCATGGCGTTGATTTTATTTTCAAGAGGCAGATTGTTAGATAGTGAATTGTATGACAAATCAGAACAGTACATTGAGATATGGGCAATGATGGAATACGGTGTTGAGGAGTCTTGGGTAAAGAAGTTTTTCTTGGGACCTTTTTCAGGAATCCAGTGCGTATTATCTTTTTGGAGCAATGACAAACTCCTTGCAGATTGTTGCAGGCAGTTGGGTTCATTTGGTATCCAAAATGATTCCAAGTTGAAGAAATATGATATTAAAGGATTTTACCTACAACTCGTAATTCTAAAGGAAAGTTTGGTTTCTCTCTATTGAATGTAGTGGCACAAATGTCTATGATAGTTATAGTCTATTTTAGGACTTGATTAGCTtacattttttagttttttctcATTTGTACATCTCGATGTCCCGGCTTTGCAATAATGCAAGTAGTTTTGGTTTTATGCAATTCATGTCTTCTTTTGTTCCTATGATACggtataagtgcattagagaagAAAGTTTACTCGTGTGCACTTTAagtcgaatttttttttttatccattaGAGATTCTTAACGAAAATTGTTGTGATTGCGAATGGTGCAAGGTGGCACCCATTCTTGAATGTAGATCATTAGATGAAAAGAGAACTGAGACTTAATTGTTGAACAAGAATTAAACTGCAGTATTCTCAAGTAAATAATATTAGTTTAGTTACACATTTAACTTGTTTTTGCATAACAACCTCAAATTGCTAAAAGTTCCTGCTGAAACTTTACCTAAAGTTATATATATTCAAGTTATATGCCACAAATCGGATATCATCTCTGTTGGAGTGTTGAATCTTTTCCTAtgaataaatttcaaatttgatttaaaaaaaataattgctTTTTTGTGTGACAAATGCATATGATGAATGTGACATGTCCCACGCATGTGGCCTGCCTAACCGTGTAACGCTGCCACTAAAAATCTACCGTGTAGCAGGACTTTGAGAGACTCTATAAATAGTCTAGCATATCTTTACTGAAATCCATCCCTTCCACCTCTAATTGCTCACTCACAATACGCATTATTCAAATTAACAAAGTGGCCATGCTGACTGAAATGTTTAAACTCTGAACCCTGTTTGTGTTTCAAAATCTAttgctaaagtttatacctagaGTTATAAATTaactttctatatcttattagtgatatttatttgattatttgatgatattattttgagcataTTATTTATCAATTTTGCTTCTCTAATCATGTTTAACCAACTACTAATAATTATGATAATTTTAAGGTGCTAAAATTGAAATGTAACACTTGTTTAAGGAAGTGCTAAATCTATGGAGTACACTCACAAGAGTGGAGATACACCTTTGTGGCTTTATGACTTGTttaatgtaatttcatagaaaaaataagcttgtaactaatttcataaccgctagagtaggtatggtttaattacaagtatagttgattcactacgagagtagatttcacatacattaggaaattatgtcataactagccaagataagagcattcacttaaccagtaatttcatttgcaagagtagtaaagaattccatatctctaggagttttctattattatttgtattacttttatctcatATTTGTAGtgtaaatttaatttcttgcgcttgtgatagtctaaatagTAAAGAAATGCGAAAACCATCGGTaattaacaatctttcctgtGGGTTCAactcttaataccctatactcaatcacgacctgtatacttgcagaaaaTCGCGTATGAGGTATTTAGcaatttataaatttaaaacttaACTGTAGATTGAGCATAATCGTTATATGCATACTCCGTGCTCATGAATGAaattaaatacaaaagagaaagtgataagAGAGGGGTCACCCTTGTCATATGAGCTCTAACTCTCTATCTTTACTCCTtaattcttcatccaaatctaactataagtacaaaaataataaattacaCTAACTATACTGATGGGTTTTtgatataagtacaagtttaattttgaaattt of Coffea arabica cultivar ET-39 chromosome 5c, Coffea Arabica ET-39 HiFi, whole genome shotgun sequence contains these proteins:
- the LOC113689372 gene encoding F-box protein CPR1-like is translated as MEGASEINLNEEIVMEILLRLPVKSLIKFNCVCRGWRDLINSRHFINMHLCLAQSTEYIIVKRLRDEDNKNVLSFHSPADESLLAAAPELELPELDEANWPLQLIGPCNGIVCLRDFHEGIHLCNPMTRKFRTLPQSSFGSPGGFLRQTHVVGLGFDSTIDDYKVVRIFESSLYDFRAEIYNLSTDSWRQVDAILPPVILRDCFDLLFNGFFHWSAGPESSPHILSFEMGAEVFKEIKYPNGWLGEQAEPGSVEHSLVVLDDSMALILFSRGRLLDSELYDKSEQYIEIWAMMEYGVEESWVKKFFLGPFSGIQCVLSFWSNDKLLADCCRQLGSFGIQNDSKLKKYDIKGFYLQLVILKESLVSLY